Proteins co-encoded in one Corylus avellana chromosome ca9, CavTom2PMs-1.0 genomic window:
- the LOC132192071 gene encoding uncharacterized protein LOC132192071 yields the protein MSLEGCLRCYHHHHYHMMSAILSSALCCNSLPVSNIRNLVERPRPRLRKRMVVVAQPPTSSTSRTRLPALAAALSSPPPLDLTEDNVTQVLADARVELAQIFDSSVGITGVVELADLDGPFVKISLKGRFWHKRSDVLARVANYLKQRIPEILEVDIEDEKQLDDSPENF from the exons ATGTCGCTGGAGGGGTGTCTCCGCTGTTACCACCATCATCATTATCACATGATGTCCGCGATACTATCATCAGCCCTCTGCTGTAATTCTCTTCCTGTCTCAAACATCCGGAATCTCGTAGAAAGGCCAAGGCCAAGGCTAAGGAAGAGAATGGTAGTGGTTGCACAGCCGCCGACATCATCAACAAGTCGTACGAGGCTACCGGCTTTAGCAGCCGCTCTTTCATCCCCACCACCGCTCGATCTGACGGAAGACAACGTTACACAGGTTTTAGCCGATGCCCGTGTGGAGCTGGCGCAGATCTTCGACTCTTCTGTCGGCATAACAG GAGTCGTTGAACTTGCTGATTTAGATGGACCTTTTGTGAAGATTAGTCTTAAAGGTCGGTTTTGGCACAAACGTAGTGATGTTCTGGCCAGAGTCGCCAATTATCTGAAGCAGAGGATCCCT GAAATCTTGGAGGTGGATATAGAAGATGAGAAACAGTTGGATGATAGTCCTGAAAACTTTTGA
- the LOC132161691 gene encoding cytokinin riboside 5'-monophosphate phosphoribohydrolase LOG7, which produces MEETKSRFKRICVFCGSSSGKKASYQEAAVELGKELVERRIDLVYGGGSVGLMGLVSQAVHDGGRHVLGVIPRSLMPREITGVTVGEVRAVSDMHQRKAEMSRLADAFIALPGGYGTLEELLEVITWAQLGIHQKPVGLLNVDGFYNSLLSFIDKAVDEGFISPIARRIIVSAPTAKQLVRQLEEYVPEYDEITSKLVWEEVDRLNYVPESGVAT; this is translated from the exons atggAAGAGACAAAGTCGAGATTCAAGCGGATTTGTGTGTTCTGTGGGAGCAGTTCAGGGAAGAAAGCTAGTTACCAAGAAGCTGCTGTCGAGCTTGGGAAGGAACTG GTGGAGAGAAGGATTGATTTAGTCTATGGAGGTGGGAGCGTGGGATTGATGGGTCTTGTTTCTCAGGCAGTTCATGATGGTGGGCGCCATGTTCTAGG AGTTATTCCGCGGAGCCTAATGCCTAGAGAG ATAACTGGCGTAACAGTTGGAGAAGTGAGAGCTGTATCTGATATGCATCAGAGGAAAGCTGAAATGTCTCGTTTAGCTGATGCCTTCATTGCCCTCCCTG GTGGCTATGGCACCCTGGAAGAACTGCTGGAAGTCATTACGTGGGCTCAGCTTGGAATTCACCAAAAACCC GTGGGCCTCTTGAATGTAGATGGGTTTTATAATTCCTTGTTGTCTTTCATAGATAAGGCTGTTGATGAAGGCTTTATCTCACCAATCGCGCGTCGCATTATTGTGTCTGCACCAACTGCCAAACAATTGGTCAGGCAACTTGAG GAATATGTTCCAGAGTATGATGAGATAACATCCAAGTTGGTTTGGGAAGAGGTGGATAGACTAAATTATGTGCCTGAATCAGGAGTTGCTACGTGA
- the LOC132191710 gene encoding probable aspartyl protease At4g16563: MATPWVLFLLTFLTIACFSLSSKPNAINVTNTPASSFGDDDDPLAAAASRTRSRHLNSLITSILKADAKWLFLKIFGKNKIPKVNLYKPKPPRFNFRKPDPERKSGKRFKPKKPDEESSLVKIPLFPPSFGAYSMSLRFGTPPQTMSFTLDTGGGLVWFPCTDSYRCSNCSFQNTDPTKIPTFKPDHSASSMKMVYCNSNSCGWIHGPGIKSKCELFGPCPDYERMYGTWSTDGISIASTSGHLLLEILEESVADFLVGCSNSSTHQPLGVAGFGDAPESLPAQLELAKFSYCLLPHLYDDTRQSTDLILDPAAELETQGLSYTRLIPGPTILSGFHFYGNGGTVLDTSSPYTYLERSIYKSVSGEFEKQMDRYARAADVGVLGPCFQLLPDDKLVYYPTLTLLFEGGAQMELSMYNYLLLDDAENSVCLSFVTDVVGGSGLNVALSGGPSIILGNYMQQSFYMEYDLDNSRLGFQKQAC; encoded by the exons aTGGCGACTCCTTGGGTTCTCTTCCTCCTCACTTTCCTAACCATAGCTTGTTTTTCTCTATCGTCCAAACCTAACGCCATAAATGTCACAAATACCCCGGCTTCATCGTTTGGGGATGATGATGATCCCCTAGCCGCTGCTGCATCCCGAACCAGATCGCGCCACCTCAACAGCCTCATCACCTCAATACTCAAAGCCGATGCCAAATGGTTATTCCTGAAAATATTCGGGAAAAACAAAATTCCCAAAGTCAATTTATACAAACCCAAACCCCCGAGATTCAATTTCCGAAAGCCCGACCCGGAAAGAAAAAGTGGGAAGAGATTCAAACCCAAAAAGCCAGACGAAGAATCTTCTCTAGTCAAAATCCCGCTCTTCCCTCCAAGCTTTGGAGCTTATTCAATGTCTCTACGATTTGGAACTCCCCCACAAACCATGTCCTTTACTCTCGACACCGGTGGCGGCCTCGTCTGGTTTCCCTGCACCGACAGCTATCGCTGCTCCAACTGTTCCTTCCAAAACACAGACCCCACAAAAATCCCAACCTTCAAACCAGACCATTCTGCTTCTTCGATGAAAATGGTATATTGCAATAGCAACTCATGCGGTTGGATCCATGGCCCCGGTATTAAATCCAAATGCGAACTTTTCGGGCCTTGCCCGGACTACGAGCGTATGTATGGCACGTGGTCGACAGATGGGATTTCGATAGCCTCAACAAGCGGTCACTTACTGTTAGAAATCCTGGAGGAATCTGTGGCTGATTTTCTTGTTGGCTGCTCAAATTCCTCCACCCATCAGCCTCTGGGAGTTGCCGGCTTTGGTGATGCCCCTGAATCATTGCCTGCCCAATTGGAACTCGCCAAATTCTCCTACTGTTTGCTGCCTCACCTCTACGACGACACAAGGCAGAGCACTgatctcattttggaccctgcGGCTGAGTTAGAAACACAAGGCCTTAGCTATACACGGTTGATCCCCGGCCCAACTATCCTCTCGGGTTTTCATTTTTACGG AAATGGTGGGACAGTATTGGACACAAGCTCGCCCTATACATACCTGGAAAGGTCCATTTATAAATCAGTGTCTGGCGAGTTCGAGAAACAGATGGATCGTTATGCCAGAGCGGCTGATGTCGGAGTTCTAGGGCCTTGTTTCCAACTTCTTCCCGACGATAAACTTGTGTACTATCCGACATTAACTTTGCTATTTGAAGGTGGCGCCCAAATGGAATTGTCGATGTATAATTATTTGTTGTTGGATGATGCGGAGAATTCTGTGTGTTTGTCGTTCGTGACAGATGTTGTTGGCGGTAGTGGTTTGAATGTTGCATTGAGCGGTGGCCCGTCTATAATCTTGGGAAATTATATGCAGCAGTCGTTTTATATGGAGTATGATTTGGACAATTCGAGATTAGGATTTCAGAAACAAGCTTGTTAA